A genomic segment from Amyelois transitella isolate CPQ chromosome 15, ilAmyTran1.1, whole genome shotgun sequence encodes:
- the LOC132902540 gene encoding uncharacterized protein LOC132902540, producing the protein MSLVNDEAKPKSRDRSPYSRPPTAFCNKDSEKLTDLVKGRGIIKGRLTRLTTFINSITRDQLNSQKCIDLKLRMQGAASLLTEFNNIQTMIEKIVIDSDLDCQLNQRDLFEDSYYSALSRAEYLLNRAEVSDGSSVCHSKIKSIKLPVISMPTFDGSYEHWLEFRDTFMSLVHNSNEISDIQKFHYLKSSLKGSAELVIDSVEFSASNYTIAWELLLNRYNNSSMLIHNHVKALFTIQKLTKESYHMLRRLIDTILKNLRALKMLGEPTEHWDTLVIFIVTSKLDETTEREWEQYKCTIRKHNETKSSLKVDDLLTFLRDRAEMLETLQASHSKINLDSKKQTTHKAQCNVSTKSQQSRTTYKKPCLMCYNDHALYSCPKFLDANIDTKLHFIATNKLCENCLRSGHTLETCKFGPCRKCNRKHNTLIHSDTSNDAQVMTLHSNCNNREPRDVPTAPATPAVPAVDVPMHRSSTAQVNKPHIDNTRYTFNNQSVKSINSVLLSTAMIEIADNHNNYHIARCLLDSGSQLCFLSKDLCTKLNVTLIQSTCEIRGIGNSVTNSTQICDVKIRSRTGAYSTSLKCFVLPYISCTLPAVAYDQNELFIPEHIQLADPLFYESHNIDILIGAEIFWDLLCEGKIRLPNGPVLQNTKLGWIISGPIHSNTHNIDRSFQCNFSHAIETQLRQFWELEELPKASLTHTDDERACEEHFINTTTRTSDGRFCVHLPLQKSPASLGESYTQAKIRFLVLERRLERNITYKKLYTDFIHEYLDLGHMKKVSSYGTPHYFLPHHGVYREHSSSTRLRVVFDGSAATSNGVSLNDIQLVGPPLQSELFDILLRFRRYRFTACADIQKMYRQCLLHESQRDMQLIVWRDNPSEPLSMYQLNTVTYGMAASPYLAVRCLKQLALECTDPDVKRIISEDFYVDDMITGWDDKHELLSFCNKTSKCLQSGCFPLRKWTFNFQCDQSSGPFSAGKELTLGDTVQCKTLGLGWYNTSDEFYFNTQFKSDTNKITKRSILSHISQIFDPLGLVSPIIIIVKILLQRLWLLQLGWDDVVPSDVLLTWTKFANALSELNTIRVPRHVINTTATHSELHIFTDASQVAYGACIYVRSVSSDNNSLVRLLCSKSKVAPLKPVSIPRLELCGALLGARLYDKVNKALHLQFKNIMFWTDSTIVLGWLHMPPNLQKTFVQNRTSEIHELTRELPWRHVSGKNNPADLVSRGMSLEDLSTSTLWWEGPAYLRQPDFRCDLVPSFINGLPDELPELKSGVTLSAVPDKVSESSLFPFYRFSQFNRMRRAVAYVNRFIYNSRNTNNPRSGVLCVDELRESDITLARLSQLESFPVEYMSLTKNNCLGHKHNLAKLSLFIDHNKLIRVGGRISNSQIFSLDKKHPILISGSHPFATLLFRYEHTRLLHAAPQALLYNLRETWWPISGRNLARKVVHNCIVCKRLRGKTPTPLMGNLPMERLDATFPFMRCGVDYAGPMLMLNRRGKGSRTTKCYICIFICFVTRAIHLELVSDLSTEGYLLALKRFISRRGKPLEIFSDNGRNFVGLMNEFKKFINNCSSEIIDYAISQNIKFTFLPPYSPNFGGLWEAGVKSCKYHLRRVVGNAHLTFEEFSTVLVQIEAVLNSRPLSPMSTDPQDFTPLSPAHFLLGRPLTAPACEDVTEISTNRLTRYQRVEQIRQHFWSRWAKEYVSELQARTKRTKDDTPLKPGMLVVIKDDNLPPLKWHLGRIIDIFPGKDGVARVADIRTSTGIVKRSYSKICPLLE; encoded by the coding sequence ATGAGCCTAGTTAATGATGAAGCTAAGCCTAAATCTCGCGATAGGTCTCCGTACAGTAGGCCCCCTACCGCCTTCTGTAACAAAGATAGTGAGAAGTTGACTGATTTAGTAAAAGGCAGAGGCATAATCAAAGGTCGCCTCACAAGACTAACAACCTTTATTAATAGCATAACTCGAGATCAATTAAATAGTCAAAAATGCATTGATTTAAAACTGCGTATGCAAGGCGCAGCCAGCTTACTTactgaatttaataatattcaaacaatGATTGAGAAGATAGTGATAGACTCTGATTTAGATTGCCAATTAAATCAACGAGATTTATTTGAGGATAGCTATTATAGTGCCTTGTCACGAGCTGAATACTTACTTAACCGAGCCGAAGTCTCTGATGGCTCCAGTGTGTgtcatagtaaaataaaatcaattaaattaccTGTCATATCTATGCCTACATTCGATGGTTCATATGAGCATTGGCTCGAGTTTCGAGATACATTTATGTCTTTAGTTCATAATTCTAATGAAATTAGCgatattcaaaaatttcattaccTAAAATCCTCATTAAAGGGCAGTGCGGAGTTGGTTATAGATTCTGTGGAGTTCTCAGCCAGCAATTATACTATAGCATGGGAATTACTTCTCAATAGATACAATAATAGCAGTATGTTAATACACAACCATGTTAAGGCCTTATTTACCATTCAGAAATTAACTAAGGAGTCGTACCACATGCTCAGGCGCCTAATTGATACAATACTTAAGAATTTAAGAGCTTTAAAAATGCTTGGTGAACCCACTGAGCACTGGGATACACTGGTCATATTCATAGTCACTTCTAAATTAGATGAAACTACTGAACGCGAGTGGGAGCAATATAAGTGTACTATTCGTAAACACAATGAAACTAAATCATCACTAAAGGTGGATGATCTACTCACCTTTCTCAGGGACCGTGCTGAGATGTTGGAAACATTGCAAGCCTCTCATAGTAAGATTAATCTTGATTCcaaaaaacaaactacacaTAAGGCTCAATGCAATGTCTCCACCAAGTCACAACAAAGTCGCACTACCTATAAGAAGCCATGTTTAATGTGTTACAATGATCATGCACTGTATTCCTGTCCAAAGTTTTTGGATGCTAATATAGACACTAAACTACACTTTATAGCTACCAACAAGTTGTGTGAGAACTGTTTACGCTCTGGACATACGTTAGAAACATGTAAGTTTGGTCCGTGTCGAAAATGTAATAGAAAACATAATACGCTAATTCATAGTGACACGTCTAATGACGCTCAAGTAATGACGCTTCATTCAAATTGCAATAATCGTGAGCCGAGAGATGTACCGACCGCGCCCGCGACCCCCGCGGTCCCCGCGGTCGACGTCCCCATGCATCGGTCTAGCACGGCACAGGTAAACAAGCCGCACATAGATAACACTCGCTATACGTTCAATAATCAATCagttaaaagtataaattctgttttattatcGACTGCTATGATTGAAATAGCGGATAATCacaataattatcatattgcACGCTGTCTTCTCGATTCAGGAAGTcaactttgttttttgtctaaggatttatgtacaaaacttAATGTTACTTTAATACAGTCCACTTGTGAAATACGAGGAATAGGTAACTCGGTTACAAACTCAACACAGATCTGTGATGTTAAAATAAGATCGCGCACCGGTGCCTATTCTACgagtttaaaatgttttgtgttgCCTTACATTTCATGTACATTGCCGGCGGTTGCATATGATCAAAACGAACTATTCATCCCTGAACATATACAGCTAGCCGATCCATTATTTTACGAGTCCCACAATATTGACATTTTGATTGGCGCAGAAATATTTTGGGATTTATTATGCGAAGGTAAAATAAGGTTACCAAATGGCCCAGTTttacaaaacacaaaattggGTTGGATAATTTCAGGGCCTATACACAGTAATACGCACAATATTGATAGGTCTTTCCAATGTAATTTTTCGCACGCTATTGAAACACAATTACGGCAGTTTTGGGAACTAGAGGAACTGCCTAAGGCTAGTCTCACACACACGGACGACGAGCGTGCTTGCgaagaacattttattaacactACAACGCGCACAAGTGATGGAAGGTTCTGCGTACATCTGCCGCTTCAGAAGTCACCAGCTAGCCTTGGCGAGTCGTACACTCAGGCTAAAATtcgttttttagttttagaaaGACGCCTCGAACgtaatattacttataaaaaattatacactgATTTCATACATGAATACCTTGATTTGGGTCATATGAAAAAGGTAAGTTCATATGGAACaccacattattttttaccacaCCATGGTGTATATCGGGAGCATAGCTCTTCAACCCGATTGAGAGTAGTCTTTGACGGAAGTGCTGCTACTAGTAATGGAGTATCCTTAAATGACATTCAGCTTGTCGGGCCGCCACTACAAAGTGaactatttgatattttattgcgGTTTAGACGATATAGGTTTACTGCGTGTgcagacatacaaaaaatgtacaggCAGTGCCTATTACATGAGTCACAACGCGACATGCAACTGATTGTCTGGCGGGATAATCCTTCTGAGCCTTTAAGTATGTACCAGCTCAACACCGTGACCTACGGCATGGCAGCGTCACCCTATCTTGCTGTTAGATGCCTCAAACAGCTGGCACTTGAGTGTACTGACCCTGATGTAAAGAGAATCATCTCTGAGGACTTTTACGTTGATGATATGATCACAGGTTGGGATGATAAACatgaattattatcattttgtaaCAAGACTTCAAAGTGTTTACAGTCCGGTTGTTTTCCATTGAGAAAATGGACATTTAACTTTCAATGTGATCAGTCATCAGGTCCGTTCAGCGCAGGTAAGGAGTTAACATTAGGTGATACTGTTCAGTGCAAGACTTTGGGTTTAGGATGGTACAACACTAgtgatgaattttattttaatacgcaATTTAAGAGTGACACTAACAAGATAACAAAACGTAGTATTTTATCACACATATCTCAAATTTTTGACCCCCTTGGTTTAGTTAGtccaattataataatagtgaaaatattattacagcGACTTTGGTTATTGCAATTAGGTTGGGACGATGTGGTGCCAAGCGATGTTCTACTTACATGGACTAAGTTTGCGAACGCCCTATCGGAACTTAACACCATTCGTGTGCCTCGTCATGTTATTAACACTACTGCTACACATTCGGAGTTACACATTTTTACCGATGCATCGCAAGTAGCGTACGGCGCTTGTATTTACGTACGCTCAGTCAGCAGTGACAATAATTCATTGGTGAGACTGTTGTGCTCAAAAAGCAAGGTTGCTCCTTTGAAGCCCGTTAGTATTCCGCGGCTAGAATTATGCGGAGCTTTATTAGGTGCAAGGCTATACGACAAAGTGAATAAGGCACttcatttacaatttaaaaatattatgttttggaCTGACTCAACAATTGTACTAGGCTGGTTACACATGCCACCTAACTTACAAAAaacttttgtacaaaataggACATCAGAAATACATGAGTTGACGAGGGAACTTCCTTGGCGTCATGTAAGTGGAAAAAATAATCCAGCTGATTTAGTGTCCCGCGGTATGTCGCTAGAAGATCTCTCAACTTCTACGTTATGGTGGGAAGGCCCGGCCTATCTTCGCCAGCCCGATTTTAGATGCGATCTGGTGCCTTCATTTATAAATGGTTTGCCTGATGAGTTACCAGAGTTAAAATCGGGCGTGACGCTTTCTGCTGTGCCTGATAAAGTTTCCGAGTCTTCCTTGTTTCCCTTCTATAGATTTTCTCAATTTAATCGCATGAGACGCGCTGTCGCATACGTAAAtcggtttatttataattcacgCAATACTAATAACCCGCGATCAGGCGTCCTATGTGTCGATGAATTGAGAGAGTCTGATATAACTTTAGCTAGGCTGTCTCAATTGGAATCTTTTCCAGTTGAATACATGTCgcttactaaaaataattgtttaggaCATAAACACAATTTAGCAAagctaagtttatttattgatcacaataaattaatacgtgTAGGTGGTCGTATTTCCAATTCACAAATTTTCTCGTTGGATAAAAAACATCCAATACTCATATCTGGTAGCCATCCTTTTGCTACTTTGCTATTTCGGTATGAGCACACCCGTTTGTTACATGCAGCTCCACAAGCGCTTTTATACAATTTGCGAGAGACCTGGTGGCCTATTAGTGGTAGGAATCTTGCTAGGAAAGTGGTACATAATTGTATTGTTTGCAAGCGGTTAAGGGGAAAAACTCCAACTCCTTTAATGGGGAATTTACCAATGGAACGTTTGGACGCTACTTTTCCTTTTATGCGTTGTGGTGTCGATTACGCCGGGCCAATGCTCATGCTAAATCGTAGGGGTAAAGGTTCGAGGActacaaaatgttatatttgtatttttatttgtttcgtgACTCGTGCCATTCACTTGGAGCTAGTCAGTGACTTGTCCACTGAAGGGTATTTACTTgcattaaaaagatttatatccAGACGTGGCAAACCTTTAGAAATATTCTCCGACAACGGTAGAAATTTTGTTGGGcttatgaatgaatttaaaaagtttataaataattgctCATCGGAGATAATAGATTACGCAATAAGTCAAAATATCAAGTTTACTTTTCTTCCTCCATATTCTCCTAATTTTGGTGGTTTGTGGGAGGCTGGAGTGAAATCCTGTAAGTATCATTTACGACGTGTCGTAGGAAATGCACACTTAACCTTTGAGGAGTTTAGCACGGTTTTGGTTCAGATTGAAGCCGTTTTGAATTCCCGTCCCCTTAGTCCTATGTCCACAGATCCGCAAGACTTCACTCCTTTGAGCCCAGCTCACTTTTTGCTTGGCCGTCCACTTACTGCGCCTGCTTGTGAAGACGTGACTGAAATTTCGACGAATCGTCTTACTCGCTATCAACGTGTGGAACAGATTCGCCAGCATTTCTGGTCCAGATGGGCTAAAGAATATGTTTCTGAACTACAAGCAAGGACCAAGAGAACAAAGGATGATACTCCGTTGAAGCCCGGAATGCTCGTCGTTATCAAGGATGATAATTTGCCGCCTTTGAAGTGGCATCTTGGACGAATCATCGACATCTTCCCAGGAAAGGATGGCGTTGCAAGAGTGGCAGACATACGGACTTCGACGGGCATTGTCAAACGATCGTACAGCAAGATATGTCCTTTGCTCGAGTAG